A DNA window from Aythya fuligula isolate bAytFul2 chromosome 4, bAytFul2.pri, whole genome shotgun sequence contains the following coding sequences:
- the PPP1R3B gene encoding protein phosphatase 1 regulatory subunit 3B, protein MAVDVAMQLYLCSSPLRRERCACKIAPKPNKPLRPCIQLNSKALLTGPEEAADSFPHNKVKKKVSFADSRGFALTMVKVFSEFDDPLDIPFNITELIDNIVGLTTVERDSFVLDFVQPSADYLDFRNRLQTDCVCLENCMLKERSVVGTVKVKNLAFEKSVRIRMTFDTWKNFVDYPCQYVKDTYGGSDRDTFSFDISLPEGIQSHERVEFAISFECNGKVYWDSNRGTNYRIIRSELKSAQEAICPPRGPDFGSAFDQFGSPRCSYGLFPEWPSYSGYEKLGPYY, encoded by the coding sequence ATGGCTGTGGACGTAGCGATGCAGCTGTACCTGTGCTCTTCACCCCTGCGAAGAGAGAGGTGTGCCTGCAAAATTGCCCCAAAGCCAAACAAGCCATTGCGGCCGTGCATCCAGCTGAACAGCAAGGCACTGCTGACAGGACCCGAAGAGGCAGCAGACTCCTTCCCACACAACAAAGTGAAGAAGAAGGTGTCGTTTGCAGACAGTAGAGGCTTTGCCCTGACGATGGTGAAGGTGTTCTCGGAGTTCGATGACCCCCTGGATATTCCTTTCAACATCACCGAGCTGATCGACAACATCGTGGGTCTGACGACGGTGGAGAGGGACAGCTTTGTCCTGGATTTTGTCCAGCCCTCTGCGGACTACCTGGACTTCAGAAACCGTCTCCAGACGGACTGCGTGTGCCTCGAAAACTGCATGTTGAAGGAGCGGTCTGTGGTGGGCACAGTGAAAGTGAAGAACCTGGCTTTTGAAAAGAGCGTGAGGATCAGGATGACATTCGACACCTGGAAAAACTTTGTAGACTACCCGTGCCAGTACGTCAAGGATACATACGGAGGGTCAGATCGGGACACATTTTCCTTTGACATCAGCTTGCCCGAGGGAATTCAATCCCATGAAAGAGTCGAGTTTGCCATCTCCTTTGAGTGCAATGGCAAAGTGTACTGGGACAGCAACAGAGGCACGAACTACCGCATCATACGGTCGGAACTGAAGTCTGCCCAGGAAGCCATTTGCCCCCCGCGTGGCCCTGACTTTGGCAGTGCCTTTGACCAGTTTGGGAGCCCTCGCTGTTCCTACGGGCTGTTCCCTGAGTGGCCGAGCTATTCGGGCTACGAGAAGCTGGGGCCTTACTATTGA